The Limisphaera ngatamarikiensis genome includes a window with the following:
- a CDS encoding small basic protein, with translation MSQHRSLRAVKTAGGKRNVLKRFERVALLKKRGLWKPGDRITGLPKTKPENI, from the coding sequence ATGTCACAGCACCGAAGTTTGCGAGCTGTCAAAACCGCGGGCGGCAAGCGCAACGTTTTGAAGCGGTTTGAACGAGTGGCGTTGCTGAAGAAGCGGGGGCTCTGGAAACCGGGCGACCGGATCACCGGTTTGCCCAAAACCAAGCCGGAAAACATCTGA
- a CDS encoding pseudouridine synthase — protein MQVRLQKFLAEAGVASRRAAEELILAGRVCVNGQPVTRLGSRVDPDRDEVTVDGQVVRPRRKLYVALHKPPGYVCTRNDPQGRPVVHDLLPPEWRNLFTVGRLDRQSEGLLFLTNDGEFALRLTHPRYGVKKTYEVTVTGRIEPAALQPLLQGVRHRGELLRATAARLLRASRKRSIIELELAEGKNREVRRMCASQGWQVERLVRTRIGRIRLGDLPPGRWRTLTASEIKTLLAPL, from the coding sequence ATGCAGGTGCGGCTGCAAAAATTTCTGGCCGAGGCCGGAGTGGCGTCGCGCCGGGCCGCCGAGGAGTTGATCCTGGCCGGCCGCGTATGCGTCAATGGCCAGCCGGTGACGCGCCTGGGCAGCCGGGTGGATCCGGACCGCGACGAAGTCACCGTGGACGGCCAGGTGGTCCGGCCCCGCCGAAAACTATACGTCGCTCTGCATAAACCACCCGGTTACGTGTGCACCCGGAACGATCCCCAGGGCCGCCCGGTCGTGCATGACCTCCTGCCGCCCGAATGGCGCAACCTCTTTACCGTGGGCCGGCTGGACCGTCAGAGCGAGGGCCTGCTGTTTCTCACCAACGATGGCGAGTTTGCCCTCCGACTGACCCACCCGCGGTACGGTGTGAAGAAAACCTACGAGGTGACCGTGACGGGTCGGATCGAGCCGGCAGCCCTGCAACCCTTGCTCCAGGGAGTCCGCCATCGGGGCGAACTGCTCCGCGCCACGGCCGCCCGCCTGCTCCGGGCCAGCCGCAAACGCAGCATCATCGAACTGGAACTGGCTGAGGGGAAAAACCGCGAAGTGCGGCGGATGTGTGCCTCCCAGGGTTGGCAAGTGGAGAGGCTGGTCCGGACCCGGATTGGCCGGATCCGGCTGGGCGACCTGCCGCCCGGCCGGTGGCGGACGTTGACAGCCTCGGAGATTAAAACTCTACTGGCTCCGTTATGA